The Linepithema humile isolate Giens D197 chromosome 2, Lhum_UNIL_v1.0, whole genome shotgun sequence genome has a segment encoding these proteins:
- the LOC105673993 gene encoding uncharacterized protein, translating to MVDNSCIIEGNVKFRDGKKWKSRWCVMRKLSPVADCLHLQLYGDSKDRYKQGQTKASLSLQHFLGVESGFTLDKESNTIAIICQDVTVVLAFDTRERLIQWQVKISNNLGEDQQFLILISSVPSKAKFSNGPAHLHIQDRRFCITIGVPPRLVGIWEIAHLRRYGVVEGRFCFEGGSRCGRGEGLHVLITDQGDDIVKTLQLAAEGKLTTKKRSPLGREHSSAQDSPSRRQCARSETRASDFFSSAVYSTSTYEEHCDSCKNESSPYWSSAESRQQTELDGDYSCRDTMSVSELPDQQPNSDWRSCSLTRQGATGLERCASCISKLGTVSKSSTVITTAMSGISSPGAGALNNLGYHLQPRTFDRLSLSSYSSSSHDSDYSGSQQIECQCAQSKTAQSQTAQPTTTAHRMSPSPSALPPRPPKPSQPPLPPAASQSVTAKKPKKPPMPLPIEQQTCVHSRKPQQAQKQSQQQPQQQPQQQPQQAAARGATGPYENYDVPKSILGHHMLLEQGPQPEQYYDTPRKIKECLTLPKTYPNYDTPQMPQAVVLQECGCPAKLTVQSPRSSGCPCHNVMSWAGFVLPYCRRGAGIEPTGVTVHPVKLSGEGKMPVVNASGDVAIYATARRVNKNESSDEKAGTEDCGCAITSKPSNNYENVEPVIDTQPEAKQANYANIDFTQSLEHYENSKDVLTKSSISQEEIEKFADQLKEPAPEAPCENASKVCEKCGHMKERENDYLIMDPDKQQTPKKPFPGYLPMQPAHNACSKEILSRLCSGIKSSSNPTLSGSTLLEGSRKRSDSEYRVPGSAMLSSPYLRRRYLDAGNAVESGGSVGILLRKRSYSAESAHYLDDESHTFPSTLTIHKCSSEADKNSLITGEPAHNSCANSESKINSGHENGQILTAALQPSFIKIRRSSSVPSKTGHNRDSSSSNDSGVSTGSLSHRTAEFVEFELSLATPAATAIKQNMLSVCRKSPPPTCYHSSLPRKSKSSDPLREISFQFQKIKIPTKSSSAEADIPTCLPKTTKGFNSPGEVSNTPYIDSRSTSSGTSDMSDYIETLSLSSHSSSDTPDSLRLGGRAVATTLRPRSGKEYYKIDRSILVEQGRILTTASANYANITPVLEKSESPSPGYMSSSPFEQPQPTREHFLFPEEA from the exons ATGGTGGATAACAGTTGTATTATTGAGGGAAACGTCAAATTTCGCGACGGCAAGAAG tggAAGTCAAGATGGTGCGTTATGCGAAAATTATCACCAGTAGcag atTGCTTGCATTTGCAACTTTACGGGGATAGTAAGGATCGTTACAAGCAAGGCCAAACAAAAGCGTCTCTGAGTTTGCAGCATTTTCTCGGGGTGGAGAGCGGTTTTACTCTCGACAAGGAATCCAATACAATTGCTATAATTTGCCAAGACGTGACAGTCGTTCTCGCATTCGACACGCGAGAGCGATTGATACAATGGCAAGTTAAGATCTCGAACAACTTGGGCGAAG ATCAGCAATTTTTGATACTTATCTCCTCGGTGCCATCGAAGGCGAAGTTCAGCAATGGGCCGGCTCACTTGCATATTCAGGACCGTCGCTTCTGCATCACCATCGGCGTGCCTCCCCGGCTCGTCGGTATCTGGGAGATCGCGCATCTCCGACGATACGGCGTGGTCGAGGGCAGGTTCTGTTTCGAGGGCGGCTCGAGATGCGGCCGGGGCGAGGGGCTGCACGTTCTGATAACCGATCAGGGGGACGACATAGTCAAGACGCTGCAGCTGGCCGCCGAGGGAAAGCTGACAACGAAAAAGCGATCACCGCTTGGCAGGGAGCACTCGTCGGCGCAAGACAGCCCGAGTCGGCGCCAGTGCGCCCGCTCCGAGACCAGAGCCAGCGATTTCTTCTCCTCGGCTGTGTACTCGACGTCGACGTACGAGGAGCACTGCGACAGCTGCAAGAACGAGAGCTCGCCGTACTGGTCGTCCGCGGAGAGCAGACAGCAGACGGAGCTCGATGGCGATTACAGCTGCAGAGACACAATGTCCGTTTCGGAACTGCCCGATCAGCAGCCTAACAGCGATTGGCGAAGCTGTTCCCTAACTCGTCAAGGCGCGACGGGTCTCGAGAGATGCGCCAGTTGCATCAGCAAACTCGGCACGGTCTCGAAATCGTCGACCGTCATCACGACCGCTATGAGCGGTATAAGCAGCCCCGGCGCCGGTGCGTTGAACAATCTAGGATATCACCTGCAGCCCCGCACCTTCGATCGGCTCTCGCTGTCTTCCTACAGCAGCAGCAGTCACGACAGCGATTACTCGGGCTCGCAGCAGATCGAGTGCCAGTGCGCGCAGTCGAAAACCGCCCAGTCTCAGACGGCACagccgacgacgacggctCACCGAATGTCACCGAGCCCGAGCGCGTTGCCGCCGAGACCGCCGAAACCGTCCCAGCCGCCGTTACCGCCAGCGGCCAGCCAGTCCGTTACTGCCAAAAAACCTAAGAAACCACCGATGCCGCTGCCTATCGAGCAACAAACTTGCGTGCACTCTCGAAAGCCGCAGCAAGCGCAAAAGCAGTCTCAGCAGCAGCCTCAGCAGCAGCCTCAACAGCAGCCTCAGCAGGCTGCGGCTCGCGGCGCCACGGGACCTTACGAGAACTACGACGTTCCCAAATCCATCCTGGGGCATCACATGCTGCTGGAACAGGGCCCGCAACCGGAACAATATTACGACACGCCGAGGAAGATAAAAGAGTGTCTCACCCTGCCAAAGACCTATCCCAATTACGACACGCCTCAGATGCCGCAGGCAGTGGTTCTGCAAGAGTGCGGGTGCCCCGCGAAACTCACAGTCCAATCGCCCAGATCCTCGGGGTGTCCCTGTCACAACGTCATGAGCTGGGCCGGTTTCGTCCTGCCTTACTGCCGGCGCGGCGCAGGCATCGAGCCCACCGGCGTCACGGTGCATCCCGTGAAACTTTCGGGCGAGGGTAAGATGCCGGTGGTGAACGCCAGCGGGGACGTTGCCATTTACGCGACCGCCCGAAGGGTGAACAAGAACGAATCTTCCGACGAGAAAGCCGGCACGGAGGACTGCGGCTGCGCCATCACGAGCAAACCTTCGAACAACTACGAGAACGTCGAGCCGGTGATCGACACGCAGCCGGAGGCGAAGCAGGCGAATTACGCGAACATCGACTTCACGCAGTCGCTCGAGCATTACGAGAACAGCAAGGACGTTCTGACGAAGAGCAGCATCTCGCAAGAGGAGATCGAGAAGTTCGCGGACCAGCTGAAGGAGCCCGCGCCGGAAGCGCCGTGCGAGAACGCCTCGAAGGTCTGCGAGAAGTGCGGCCACatgaaggagagagagaacgatTATCTGATCATGGATCCAGACAAGCAGCAAACCCCGAAGAAACCGTTTCCCGGTTACCTGCCGATGCAGCCGGCGCACAACGCCTGCTCGAAGGAGATCCTGTCCAGGCTGTGCAGCGGCATCAAGAGTTCCAGCAATCCAACGCTGTCGGGATCCACGCTGCTCGAGGGCAGCAGGAAGCGATCCGACTCGGAGTACCGTGTGCCGGGATCGGCGATGCTGTCCAGTCCGTACCTCAGGCGTCGTTATCTGGACGCGGGTAATGCCGTGGAATCCGGCGGTAGCGTAGGCATACTTCTCAGGAAACGATCGTACTCCGCGGAGTCCGCGCATTACCTGGACGACGAGAGCCACACCTTTCCGTCCACGCTCACCATCCACAAGTGTTCCAGCGAAGCGGACAAGAATTCTTTGATAACCGGCGAGCCGGCGCACAACTCGTGCGCCAATTCGGAGAGCAAGATCAACAGCGGTCACGAGAACGGTCAGATCTTGACGGCCGCGCTGCAACCGTCGTTCATCAAGATCCGACGCTCGTCGTCCGTGCCATCCAAAACGGGCCACAACAGGGATTCGTCGAGCAGTAACGATTCCGGCGTCTCCACCGGCTCTCTGAGTCACCGAACGGCGGAGTTTGTGGAGTTCGAGTTATCGCTGGCGACACCCGCCGCCACGGCGATAAAGCAGAACATGTTGTCGGTTTGTCGCAAGAGTCCACCCCCCACGTGCTATCACAGCAGCCTGCCGAGGAAGTCCAAGTCCAGCGATCCGCTTCGCGAAATTTCTTTCCAGTTCCAAAAGATCAAGATTCCAACGAAATCTTCGTCCGCTGAGGCCGACATACCTACCTGTTTGCCAAAGACCACGAAGGGCTTTAACAGCCCTGGTGAAGTCTCAAATACACCCTACATCGATTCACGAAGCACCAGCAGCGGCACTTCTGACATGTCAGATTACATCGAAACTTTATCGTTGTCGTCGCACTCTTCGTCAGATACGCCCGACAGTCTCAG ATTAGGAGGCAGAGCTGTAGCAACGACCCTTCGACCTCGCAGTGGGAAGGAATATTACAAGATTGATCGAAGCATCTTGGTAGAGCAGGGACGGATTCTCACAACGGCGTCCgctaattatgcaaatatcacTCCAGTGCTGGAAAAGAGCGAGTCGCCGTCACCTGGTTACATGAGTAGCTCACCTTTCGAGCAGCCACAACCAACTCGCGAGCACTTTCTGTTCCCTGAA GAGGCTTGA